The DNA region ACACAAGCAACATCGACCAGAGTGTGGCCGATCTTAAAAGCAAAGGCGTTCAGTTTTTGGGGGATCCATTTTTAATGCCTTCTGGCGATACAGAAGGAGAACGTTGGGTATATTTTCTATCACCATGGGGCAGCAAGATGGAATTAGTTTCTTATCCAAAAGGAAAAGGATACGAGAAGAACAGTCCTAGTACAATTTTATGGTCACCTAAGGACTATGTAGATAAATCAAATGAAAAAAATAACCAGCAACCTCTTACAGATACAGCAATTCGATCCTTAGTAGAAAAACATTTAGCTATTTGGAATGAAAGAAATACTCAAAAAAGAACTTCTCTCATGGCGCAAGTATATGCTGATAATATTGAAATGGTCGATAGTCACTTTATTGCCAATGGACAAAAGGAAATCAATGGTTTTGTAAATGATTTACAAGAAAAAAGTCCAACAGCAAGATTTACACATATCAAAGCTATTAATGTGAATCATAATGTTGCGAGATTATTTTGGCAAAATGGCACACCTGAGCATCCAGATGCAGTTACTGGAATGGATTTATTTGTATTCGAAAATGGAAAAGTCGTTCGTTTATATGTATTCGTTGACGAAAAGAAATAATACGCAAAATCTATAGTCCCCAAGCACTACAAATTATATTCAAAAATCAAATATTAAAATCAAATATTATGAATGCAAAAGTAATCAATCAAAATTCAGAAAATGAAATGCTTATTCGCGAACTTTATAGAGTTGCGGAAGTGCAAGATTCTAAAGGCTTTGTAAACCTTTTCACTGAAGATGGATATTTCTGGGACGTTTCCGCCGGCGTAAAATACTATGGGGAAGATATTGGCAAAACTGTGGATATTTATGCTACTGCATTTCCAGATATGCATAGAGAATTGTATGATATATACGTTTTGGAAAATGAAAATACAGTTATAGTTGAGCTTTCCTTAAATGGAACGCACAAGGGACCGTTGCAGCTTGCTTCTGGAAAAATAGAACCAACAGGTAAAACTATGAAAACACCTTGTTGTGATGTTTTTAAAATAGAAAATGGAAAAGTAAAATCTTTTCATTGTTACACTGCAGCAACTATTTTGATGGGACAATTGGGATTATTGTAGATATATTTTAAATAGTATTTATGGAAAATATTTCAGACCTTCTTCATTGGAGATATGCTACAAAAAGAATGACAGGAGCGAAAATTCCTGATGAAAAAATTAGTAGAGTTTTGGATGCTGCTCATCTTGCGCCTTCTGGTATAGGCTTACAACCGTACGAAATCATTGTAATCTCAGATCCCGAAGTCAAAAAGAAAATACTACCGATAGCGATGAATCAAACACAGATAATAGAATCTTCTCACCTCTTAGTGTTTGCAGTTTGGGACGAATATACAAATGAAAGAATCGATAAGGTATTTGACTATCTCATTTTACAACAAAAGAAAAATATGGATGCCTATTCTTCCCAAAGAAATTTTGCTAAATCTTATTTCGGAAAAATGAGTTTGGAAGAAAACTTTCATCATGCGGCGAAACAAGCAAATATAGCACTCGGACTTTCTATAGTTGCCGCCGCTTATGAAAAAATAGATTCGACACCAATGGAAGGGTTTGATCCTGTTGCACTTGATGAGTTTTTGAATCTTTCGGCTAAAGGTTTGAGAAGTTCTATGTTGTTGGCTTTAGGTTATAGAGATCCTATAAATGACTGGAATCTTAAACTAGAAAAAGTGCGAAAACCAATGGAGGAATTTGTAACATATTTATAATGGAATAATTTATCTTACTATGAATAATTTAGAAAATATTGGGACTTCCAATAATCATGATAAAACAGCAACTACAGAGATTACTG from Rhizosphaericola mali includes:
- a CDS encoding VOC family protein, which codes for MSNLKNPIRSISLVISLLLSIVGTTVFGQNKVGILGVDHIGMNVPNMRQAVTFFTDVLGFSAVTTIGPVPLDDQWKKTNHIQPSTGPVTIKMIKAGTGANIELFEYSDNKGNNKQSGGDDISASHIAFYTSNIDQSVADLKSKGVQFLGDPFLMPSGDTEGERWVYFLSPWGSKMELVSYPKGKGYEKNSPSTILWSPKDYVDKSNEKNNQQPLTDTAIRSLVEKHLAIWNERNTQKRTSLMAQVYADNIEMVDSHFIANGQKEINGFVNDLQEKSPTARFTHIKAINVNHNVARLFWQNGTPEHPDAVTGMDLFVFENGKVVRLYVFVDEKK
- a CDS encoding nuclear transport factor 2 family protein; the encoded protein is MNAKVINQNSENEMLIRELYRVAEVQDSKGFVNLFTEDGYFWDVSAGVKYYGEDIGKTVDIYATAFPDMHRELYDIYVLENENTVIVELSLNGTHKGPLQLASGKIEPTGKTMKTPCCDVFKIENGKVKSFHCYTAATILMGQLGLL
- a CDS encoding nitroreductase family protein; the encoded protein is MENISDLLHWRYATKRMTGAKIPDEKISRVLDAAHLAPSGIGLQPYEIIVISDPEVKKKILPIAMNQTQIIESSHLLVFAVWDEYTNERIDKVFDYLILQQKKNMDAYSSQRNFAKSYFGKMSLEENFHHAAKQANIALGLSIVAAAYEKIDSTPMEGFDPVALDEFLNLSAKGLRSSMLLALGYRDPINDWNLKLEKVRKPMEEFVTYL